CTGCTTGGCCTCCGCGGCCGCCTTCACCGCGGAGAGGTCGACGGCTCCGCTCATGGACATGTTGCGTGGCTGCATGGGTCCAGTCTCCCCCCTCGGGAAGCCGTTCCGGAACGCGCGCCCGCGAGCCTTCACAGGCGCGCGCCCGGACCCGTTCCCGTGCCCGGTACAGCCAGGCCGGCCGAGCCCCCGGCGGGGCGCGGCTAGAACGTCGGCGGCTCCGTGTAGGTACCCCATTCGTCGCGCAGGACACCGCAGATCTCGCCGAGGGTGGCCTCGGCGCGGGCCGCGTCGAGCATCGGCTCGATCATGTTCCGTCCGGAGCGGGCGGCGTCGAGCAGCGCCGCCAGCGCCGCGCGGACGGCCGCGCCGTCCCTGGCCTCCCGGCGGGCGGCCAACGCCGCGACCTGGTCGCGCTCCACCTCGTGGCCGACGCGCAGGATCTCCAGGTCCCCGGTGACGGACCCGGTGTGCCGGTTGACCCCGACGACGTGCTTCTCGCCCTTCTCCAGCGCCCGCTGGTACCGGAAGGCCGACTCCGCGATCTCGCCGGTGAACCAGCCGTCCTCGATACCGCGCAGCAGCCCGGAGGTGACCGGCCCGATGGGGTGTTCCCCGGTCGGCACGGCCTTCCGGCCGCGCTCGATGATCTCCGCGAAGATCTTCTCGGCGTCGGCCTCGATCCGGTCGGTGAGCTGCTCGACATACCAGGAGCCGCCCAGCGGGTCCGCGACGTTGGTGACGCCGGTCTCCTCCATCAGCACCTGTTGGGTGCGCAGCGCGATCTCGGCGGCGCGCTCGCTGGGCAGGGCCAGGGTCTCGTCCAGGGCGTTGGTGTGCAGCGAGTTGGTGCCGCCGAGCACGGCGGCGAGGGCCTCGACAGCGGTGCGGACCACGTTGTTGTACGGCTGCTGCGCGGTCAGCGAGACGCCGGCCGTCTGCGTGTGGAAGCGCAGCCACTGGGCCCGCTCGCTGGTGGCGCCGTAGACGTCGCGCAGCCACCGCGCCCAGATCCGGCGGGCGGCGCGGAACTTGGCGATCTCCTCGAAGAAGTCGAGGTGCGCGTCGAAGAAGAAGGACAGGCCGGGGGCGAACGTGTTCACGTCCAGGCCGCGCGCGAGGCCGAGCTCGACATACCCGAAGCCGTCGGCGAGGGTGTACGCCAGCTCCTGGGCGGCCGTGGCCCCCGCCTCCCTGATGTGATACCCGGAGACGGACAGCGGCTTGTAGGCGGGGACGCGCTCGGCGCAGAACTCCATGAGGTCCCCGATGAGGCGCAGATGCGGCTCGGGGGCGAACAGCCACTCCTTCTGCGCGATGTACTCCTTGAAGATGTCGGTCTGGAGCGTCCCGTCGAGCACCGTGGTGTCGACGCCCTGCCGCTCGGCGGCCACCAGGTACATGCAGAAGACGGGGACGGCGGGGCCGCTGATGGTCATCGAGGTGGTGACCTCGCCGAGCGGAATCCCCCGGAAGAGGATGTCCATGTCGGCGGCGGAGTCGACGGCGACACCGCAGTGGCCCACCTCCCCCAGCGAGCGGGGCTCGTCGGAGTCCCGGCCCATGAGCGTGGGCATGTCGAACGCGACGGACAGCCCCCCGCCGCCCGCGCCGAGGATCATCCGGTACCGCTCGTTGGTCTGCTCGGCGTTGCCGAAGCCGGCGAACTGGCGGATGGTCCAGGTCCTGCCCCGGTACCCGGTGGGGTACAGGCCCCGGGTGAAGGGGAATTCGCCGGGCCAGCCGATGCGCTCGAAGCCTTCGTACCGGTCACCCGGGCGTGGGCCGTAGACGGGCTCGACGGGATCTCCGGAGAGCGTGGTGAAGTCGGCGTCCCGGGTGTGGGCCGCGTCGAAACGAGCCTGCCAGCGAAGGCGGCCCGCGGTGATGGGGTCAGCATCCATGGACGCCAATTTACTTGGACGTCCTAGTAAAAGTCGAGTGAAGAACCCCCGGAGGAGCTCCGGGGGTGATGTGGTTACGCCCCGACGGGCTCGGCCTCGTCCTCCGCCTCGACCAGCGGCAGGGTCTCGGCGGCGATTCTCCGCTCCACGACGAACGCCGCGAACGGGATCGTTCCCGCGACCAGCACCCACAGCAGCTTCCCGAACGGCCAGCGGGCCTTCTGGCCCAGGTCGAACGCGCAGACGAGGTAGACGATGTAGAACAGCCCGTGGACCTGGGAGACCACGAGCGTGACGTCCTCGCCCGTGTCGAGGCCGTACTTGAAGATCATGCAGGTGCAAAGGACCAGCAGCATCACGGCGGTGACATAGGCCATGACGCGGTACCGCGTGAGCACACTCCGCTTCATGTCGAAAAGCCTATCCGGTCATTCGGGGCGATCTTCCCCCGGTCCCGTCCCCCTCGAAGTCGCGGGCCGCCACCCGCAGCGGGCGCAGCAGCGCGAAGATCTCCCGGCATTCGTCGGCGTCGTAGACGCCGAGGCCGAAGTCGGCCGCCATCAGGTCACGGGTCGCCGCGTCGCACACCGCGCGGCCCTCGTCGGTGATCGAGGCCAGCGTGCCACGCCCGTCGTTCGGGTTGGGACGCTTGGTGACCAGACCGGAGCGGACCAGCCGGTCCACGGTGTTGGTGACGGACGTCGGGTGGACCATCAGCCGCTCGCCGATCTTGGACATCGGCAGCTCGCCCGCCCTGCTGAAGGTGAGCAGGACCAGGGCCTCGTACCGGGCGAACGTCAGCCCGTACGGCTTCACCACCGCGTCCACCTCGGCGAGGAGGATCTGGTGCGCCCGCATGATCGAGGTGATCGCGGCCATGGACGGCGCCGATCCCCAGCGCTGCTTCCACAGGTCGTCGGCGCGCGCGATCGGGTCGAACGGGAGGCTGAGCGGTTTCGGCACATCTGTGACCCTACCGGCTGGTCAACACGGTGGTTGGGCCGTTCCGGTTATTGATCCTCAGCCGACGCACGAACCCGAGCCCGAGCCCCACCCCGGTCCCGGCTCCTCCGCGCGCCTCCCGGGCCGGACAGGACTGACGAGCGGCCCGCTCCGTGTGGCTCAGGCGTTGACGACGCCCTCGCGGCGGGCGCGCGCCGCGATCACCGCCGCGTCCTGCGCCCGGCGCAGGCGGCGCTCGGCGAAGAAGCCGCCGAGGGGCAGCAGGCACATCAGCAGATACCAGCCGGCCGTCTTCGGCGCCCACTTGGTCCGGTTCCAGGCGTCGGCCCAGAACAGCACGTAGCCGATGAAGAGGAGACCGTGCACCATGCCCATCACGGGGACGGCGTCGAAGTCGGTGGTCCGCTTGAGCACGGAGCAGAGCAGCAGCAGGAGGAAGGAGACCGCTTCGGGAGCGGACACCAGGCGGAGCCTGCGCAGGGCGGAGGCGGTCTTGAGGTCCATCGGACGCACTCTCTTTGTCTGGACTCTGTACGGATTGTCTGGACTCTGTACGGACAGGGGCTTTTGTGAACAGACGCACAAGCTCCGCCATTGTCGCAGCCACCGCCGCTCGCCCTCCGGGCGGGCCCCCGCAGTTCGTTAGAGTTCCGACATGGAGACGGAAGCGGGCACCCGCTGGCTCAGTCAGGACGAGCAGCGCGCCTGGCGTACGCATCTGGACGTCACCAGGCTGCTCACGCACCAGTTGGAGCGGGACCTCCAGCCATTCGGGCTGACGATGAACGACTACGAGATCCTCGTCAACCTCTCCGAATCCGAGGACCACCGGATGCGGATGAGCGATCTGGCGGCGGCCACCCTCCAGTCCAAGAGCAGACTCTCGCACCAGATCACCCGCATGGAGCGGGCCGACCTGGTGCGGCGGGAGAACTGCGACTCCGACAAGCGGGGGTTGTTCGCCGTCCTGACCGAGCACGGCTGGACCACGATGCGCGAGGTCGCGCCGCACCACGTCGAGTCGGTGCGCCGCCACTTCGTCGACCTGCTGTCGGCCGAGGACCTGGCGGGGCTGCGGCGGTCGCTGGCGCCGGTCGCGGATCACCTGAGGATCAAGCGCGGCCGTCCCTGACGGCCAGCGGCAGCCGCAGCACGAACAGCGCGCCTCCCTCGGGGGCCTCGCGCACGGTGAGCGTTCCGCCATGCCCCGCGGCCACGTCGCGGGCGATCGCCAGACCGAGCCCGGCGCCGCCGTCGTCCCTGGCGCGGGCGTCGTCCAGCCGCACGAACCGCTCGAAGATCCGCTCGCGATCCCCCTCGGGCACCCCCGCGCCGTCGTCCGCGACCTCCACCACCGCCGTCGCCCCCTCGCGCCGGAGCGAGACGCGCACCTCGCCGGTGGCGTGGCGCTGGGCGTTGTCCAGCAGGTTGCCCAGCACCCGGGCGAGCCGACCACGCGAGCCGGTCACGTTCAGCCCGCCCGCCGTCCCGCCGGCGACCGCCGACCGCACGGGGTGGCGGTCACCGGTCCGCTGGGCCAGTTCCTCCGCGACGAACGCGGCCAGGTCCACGTCGCCGGCCTGTGGGCGCTCCCCCGCGTCGAGGCGGGCGAGCAGCAGCAGATCGGCGGCGAGGGTCTGGAGCCGGACGGTGTCCTGAACGGCGCCGGGCACGTCGAGCAGCGCGGGGTGGGCGGCCCCGACCTCCAGCTGGGTGCGCAGGCTGGCGATGGGGCTGCGCAGCTCGTGGGAGGCGTCGGCGACGAAACGGCGCTGCCGTTCGACGGAGGCTTCGAGGGCGGCGAGCGTCTCGTTGGTGGTCCTGGCCAGTCGGCCGACCTCGTCCCGGGCGGCGGGCTCGGGCACCCGGCGGGAGAGGTCCTGCGACCGGGTGATCGCGGCCATCTCGCGGCGGATGCCCTCGACGGGGCCGAGCGCCCGGCGGGTCACCAGCCAGGTGACGAGGGCGACGACGCCCAGCAGCAGCGGCACGCCGACGAACATGGAGGTGCGGACGCTGTCGAGTGCGGCCTGCTCCACGCCCAGGGGCGCCCCGGCGTGCACGACGGCCTCCTCGCCGCGGCGCGTGGTCACCTCCACCTCGGCGAAGAGGTATGCGGCCTCGTGGCCGTCCACCACGGCGCTGCCGGAGCGGACGCGGATGTCGTCGTCGATCTGGCCGGGTGCCAGGGTCGGCCCGTCGTCGCCGTCGTCATCACCGTCATCACCGTCACCGTCACCGTCACCGCCGCCGTCATCGCCGTCGT
Above is a window of Streptomyces sp. NBC_01803 DNA encoding:
- a CDS encoding acyl-CoA mutase large subunit family protein, giving the protein MDADPITAGRLRWQARFDAAHTRDADFTTLSGDPVEPVYGPRPGDRYEGFERIGWPGEFPFTRGLYPTGYRGRTWTIRQFAGFGNAEQTNERYRMILGAGGGGLSVAFDMPTLMGRDSDEPRSLGEVGHCGVAVDSAADMDILFRGIPLGEVTTSMTISGPAVPVFCMYLVAAERQGVDTTVLDGTLQTDIFKEYIAQKEWLFAPEPHLRLIGDLMEFCAERVPAYKPLSVSGYHIREAGATAAQELAYTLADGFGYVELGLARGLDVNTFAPGLSFFFDAHLDFFEEIAKFRAARRIWARWLRDVYGATSERAQWLRFHTQTAGVSLTAQQPYNNVVRTAVEALAAVLGGTNSLHTNALDETLALPSERAAEIALRTQQVLMEETGVTNVADPLGGSWYVEQLTDRIEADAEKIFAEIIERGRKAVPTGEHPIGPVTSGLLRGIEDGWFTGEIAESAFRYQRALEKGEKHVVGVNRHTGSVTGDLEILRVGHEVERDQVAALAARREARDGAAVRAALAALLDAARSGRNMIEPMLDAARAEATLGEICGVLRDEWGTYTEPPTF
- a CDS encoding MarR family winged helix-turn-helix transcriptional regulator gives rise to the protein METEAGTRWLSQDEQRAWRTHLDVTRLLTHQLERDLQPFGLTMNDYEILVNLSESEDHRMRMSDLAAATLQSKSRLSHQITRMERADLVRRENCDSDKRGLFAVLTEHGWTTMREVAPHHVESVRRHFVDLLSAEDLAGLRRSLAPVADHLRIKRGRP
- a CDS encoding DUF3817 domain-containing protein, which encodes MDLKTASALRRLRLVSAPEAVSFLLLLLCSVLKRTTDFDAVPVMGMVHGLLFIGYVLFWADAWNRTKWAPKTAGWYLLMCLLPLGGFFAERRLRRAQDAAVIAARARREGVVNA
- a CDS encoding MarR family winged helix-turn-helix transcriptional regulator, with the translated sequence MPKPLSLPFDPIARADDLWKQRWGSAPSMAAITSIMRAHQILLAEVDAVVKPYGLTFARYEALVLLTFSRAGELPMSKIGERLMVHPTSVTNTVDRLVRSGLVTKRPNPNDGRGTLASITDEGRAVCDAATRDLMAADFGLGVYDADECREIFALLRPLRVAARDFEGDGTGGRSPRMTG
- a CDS encoding DUF3817 domain-containing protein; translated protein: MKRSVLTRYRVMAYVTAVMLLVLCTCMIFKYGLDTGEDVTLVVSQVHGLFYIVYLVCAFDLGQKARWPFGKLLWVLVAGTIPFAAFVVERRIAAETLPLVEAEDEAEPVGA
- a CDS encoding sensor histidine kinase codes for the protein MASVRARAALGATAVVAVALVVAGLVMLVTLRASLDDQVALQAEVKARDVAAQLATETDFADLDLDAAHPVQVVDRDGVVRAVSEDLEAISGTGTSEVTPRGPAPRPTDGGGDDGDDDGDDGGGDGDGDGDDGDDDGDDGPTLAPGQIDDDIRVRSGSAVVDGHEAAYLFAEVEVTTRRGEEAVVHAGAPLGVEQAALDSVRTSMFVGVPLLLGVVALVTWLVTRRALGPVEGIRREMAAITRSQDLSRRVPEPAARDEVGRLARTTNETLAALEASVERQRRFVADASHELRSPIASLRTQLEVGAAHPALLDVPGAVQDTVRLQTLAADLLLLARLDAGERPQAGDVDLAAFVAEELAQRTGDRHPVRSAVAGGTAGGLNVTGSRGRLARVLGNLLDNAQRHATGEVRVSLRREGATAVVEVADDGAGVPEGDRERIFERFVRLDDARARDDGGAGLGLAIARDVAAGHGGTLTVREAPEGGALFVLRLPLAVRDGRA